A region from the Euleptes europaea isolate rEulEur1 chromosome 13, rEulEur1.hap1, whole genome shotgun sequence genome encodes:
- the CRYBB3 gene encoding beta-crystallin B3 yields the protein MAEQQSPPGEMAAAENLEETEHNFKVTLYEMENFQGKKYELTAESPNLTEELEKVGSLQVESGPWLGFERQAFNGEQFVLERGDYPRWDSWSNSHSNDCLMSIRPLPIDSADHKIHLFENSSYGGRKMEIVEDDVPSLWAHGFQDRVASVKALNGIWVGYEYPGYRGRQYVFEKGEYRHWNEWDASQPLIQSMRRIRDQQWHKRGCFEGS from the exons ATGGCAGAACAGCAGAGCCCACCAGGGGAGATGGCGGCTGCCGAAAACCTGGAAGAAACGGAGCACAACTTCAAG GTCACCCTCTATGAGATGGAGAATTTCCAAGGCAAGAAGTATGAACTGACAGCTGAGAGTCCCAATTTGACAGAGGAGCTGGAGAAAGTGGGGtccctccaggtggagtctggccC GTGGCTCGGCTTCGAGCGGCAGGCATTCAACGGGGAGCAATTTGTGCTGGAAAGGGGGGACTACCCCCGCTGGGACTCCTGGTCCAACAGCCACAGCAACGACTGCCTGATGTCCATCCGGCCCCTGCCAATT gaTAGTGCTGATCATAAGATCCACCTCTTTGAAAACTCCAGTTATGGAGGGAGGAAGATGGAGATTGTGGAGGACGACGTCCCCAGTTTGTGGGCGCATGGCTTCCAGGACCGCGTGGCCAGCGTCAAGGCCCTGAATGGAAT ATGGGTGGGCTATGAATACCCCGGGTACCGTGGCCGGCAGTATGTCTTCGAGAAGGGCGAGTACCGGCACTGGAACGAGTGGGATGCCAGCCAGCCCCTGATCCAGTCCATGCGGCGAATCCGGGACCAGCAGTGGCACAAGCGGGGCTGCTTTGAGGGGAGCTAA